From the genome of Muricauda sp. SCSIO 64092, one region includes:
- a CDS encoding rhomboid family intramembrane serine protease: protein MAGGGLQYYFARLNIAEKLIAINLAVFIGTGLASALFGVSIDAVLYWFELPSDFFSFLGKPWSLVTYSFFHSGIGHIFWNMLVLYFTGRIFLNLFNSQRFINVYFLGVILGGLFFLLGYNIFPTLLNSNIPLIGASAGVTAVLIFICAYIPNQEVRLFGLLNVKLWYIGAFVVLVDLIQIPYGGNIGGRLAHLGGAFLGYFYARQLLNGKDIGAGFSNMLTAIGGLFKPGKRKAPLKTVHRRKNAKKSKGGIDYNKETRQKKIDAILDKISKSGYESLSKEEKDFLFKAGKED from the coding sequence ATGGCCGGTGGAGGATTACAATATTATTTTGCACGGTTGAACATTGCGGAAAAATTGATTGCCATTAACCTTGCCGTTTTCATTGGTACCGGTTTGGCAAGTGCCCTTTTCGGCGTTTCCATTGATGCCGTTCTGTATTGGTTTGAGCTGCCATCCGACTTTTTTTCCTTTTTGGGGAAGCCATGGTCTTTGGTCACATATTCTTTCTTTCACTCCGGAATAGGGCACATATTTTGGAATATGCTGGTATTGTATTTTACCGGTAGGATATTCTTAAATCTTTTTAATAGCCAACGTTTTATAAATGTTTATTTTTTAGGTGTTATTCTAGGGGGATTGTTCTTCCTCTTGGGTTACAATATTTTCCCCACTTTACTGAATAGTAATATTCCGCTTATTGGAGCTTCCGCTGGAGTCACTGCTGTGCTCATTTTTATTTGTGCCTATATCCCCAACCAGGAAGTGCGTTTGTTCGGTCTATTAAATGTGAAGTTATGGTACATTGGTGCATTCGTCGTCCTGGTTGATTTGATACAAATTCCTTATGGAGGAAACATCGGGGGTAGGTTGGCACATTTGGGAGGGGCCTTTCTGGGCTATTTTTATGCGAGACAATTGTTGAATGGCAAGGATATTGGTGCAGGCTTTTCCAATATGCTGACAGCTATTGGTGGTCTTTTTAAACCAGGTAAAAGAAAAGCTCCCCTAAAAACCGTGCATCGAAGAAAAAATGCAAAAAAATCAAAAGGCGGTATTGATTACAATAAAGAAACACGTCAAAAAAAGATAGATGCCATTCTGGACAAAATCAGCAAATCTGGTTACGAGAGTTTGTCCAAAGAAGAAAAGGACTTTTTGTTCAAGGCTGGAAAAGAGGATTAA
- a CDS encoding rhomboid family intramembrane serine protease — MGGLTDAIKHLIIINVILFIAGITGLGDTLYEYFALWFPENPNFRIWQVISHMFLHDFTGFFHILFNMYALWAFGTPLERVWGRNKFLFFYFSAGIGGALLHIASNYYFFNQGLDVITGAGLTEQRVVEILSNGQYSPDWYQLASQGTIDGFMNAFNAPAVGASGAVYGVLVAFAFMYPNAELMLIFLPVPIKAKYFVPLMIFGYDILYGLGSAGSNVAHFAHIGGALIGFIMMWYWKKNQFNQNRWN, encoded by the coding sequence ATGGGAGGTTTAACAGATGCGATAAAGCACCTGATCATCATCAATGTCATCTTGTTTATTGCTGGGATTACGGGCCTTGGTGATACGCTCTATGAGTACTTTGCCCTTTGGTTTCCCGAGAACCCCAATTTTAGGATATGGCAGGTCATCAGCCATATGTTCCTGCACGATTTCACCGGCTTTTTTCATATCCTCTTCAATATGTATGCCCTTTGGGCTTTTGGTACACCCCTTGAGCGCGTATGGGGCAGAAACAAGTTTCTATTTTTTTACTTCTCTGCCGGGATAGGAGGAGCCCTTTTGCATATCGCATCCAACTATTATTTCTTTAACCAGGGATTGGATGTCATTACAGGGGCAGGCTTAACGGAACAACGTGTTGTGGAGATACTTTCCAACGGGCAGTACAGTCCTGACTGGTATCAATTGGCCTCCCAGGGCACAATTGATGGTTTTATGAATGCCTTCAACGCCCCGGCCGTAGGTGCTTCTGGTGCTGTGTATGGGGTTTTGGTGGCTTTTGCCTTTATGTATCCCAATGCGGAGTTGATGCTTATCTTTTTGCCCGTGCCCATAAAGGCGAAGTATTTTGTTCCCTTGATGATTTTTGGATATGACATTCTTTATGGTCTGGGAAGTGCGGGAAGTAATGTCGCCCACTTTGCCCATATTGGGGGTGCTTTGATCGGTTTCATTATGATGTGGTATTGGAAAAAAAATCAGTTTAATCAAAATCGTTGGAATTAG